Proteins found in one Anopheles aquasalis chromosome 3, idAnoAquaMG_Q_19, whole genome shotgun sequence genomic segment:
- the LOC126574463 gene encoding transmembrane protease serine 9-like, with product MVNFSNQLMGTLLLLTIAGLTRGQTSNISYRIVNGSSVSILEYPFLVSLQRWEKDTKTHICGGTLISDLWVLTAGHCVDEIERDLSVIVRAESSFHASGGVLLTVSRALKHENFRYSSPGIDFDFGLLKLSSKFERAVPVPLIARHRRIPAGELCTVVGWGMTKGTGDREQLRMVRLPIVAQSVCSEAYSLFEPITWRMLCAGYEDGGRDACEGDSGGPLLCRGMQVGIISWGVGCAKPNRYGVYSSISNQRSWIQQITAGEGGSTQRLSFRIVNGTATEITNYPYIVSIQRWTPLEKTHICGGTLISNSWVLSAAHCVEYVYRLTPQTAMVRANSSFYRKGGKLHRIAQVIKHENFTYITGDYDYGLLKLQQRYLRAALARLPSGKRRFPPGELCEVIGWGYTLGPESREQLRSVALPIVRQSICRKAYQSTDEITGRMMCAGYAEGLRDACDGDSGGPLICRGQQAGIISWAIGCARPNKYGVYSSIAAGREWIKRQTGV from the exons ATGGTCAATTTTTCTAACCAGCTCATG GGAACACTGTTACTTCTTACCATTGCAGGCCTAACGCGAGGACAGACCTCCAACATATCGTATCGGATTGTTAATGGAAGCAGCGTCTCCATATTGGAATACCCGTTCCTGGTGTCGCTGCAGCGTTGGGAGAAGGACACAAAGACGCACATCTGCGGTGGTACACTGATCAGTGATTTATGGGTTCTTACAGCAGGACACTGCGTCGA CGAAATTGAGCGGGACCTGTCGGTTATAGTGCGTGCCGAATCGTCCTTCCACGCGTCCGGTGGTGTGCTACTGACCGTAAGCCGCGCGCTGAAGCACGAAAACTTCCGCTACAGTTCTCCCGGGATTGACTTTGATTTTGGTTTGCTCAAGCTGAGCAGTAAGTTCGAGCGAGCGGTCCCGGTACCGCTCATTGCCAGGCATCGACGGATTCCGGCCGGAGAGCTGTGCACCGTCGTAGGCTGGGGTATGACCAAGGGAACTGGCGATCGGGAGCAGCTCCGGATGGTACGATTGCCGATTGTGGCGCAGTCGGTGTGTAGCGAGGCGTACTCACTGTTTGAGCCCATCACGTGGCGTATGCTGTGCGCTGGGTACGAAGACGGGGGCCGGGATGCGTGTGAG GGCGATTCGGGTGGACCACTGCTCTGCCGAGGTATGCAGGTTGGAATCATCTCTTGGGGTGTTGGCTGTGCCAAGCCGAACCGCTATGGCGTCTACAGCAGCATATCGAACCAACGGTCCTGGATCCAACAGATAACCG CTGGCGAAGGTGGAAGCACTCAGCGACTCTCCTTCCGAATCGTTAACGGTACGGCCACCGAGATCACCAACTATCCGTACATTGTGTCGATTCAACGTTGGACACCCTTGGAAAAGACGCACATCTGCGGTGGAACACTCATCAGCAATAGCTGGGTACTGAGTGCAGCCCATTGTGTGGAGTATGTATA TCGACTCACTCCCCAGACCGCTATGGTACGCGCCAACTCATCGTTCTACCGGAAAGGTGGCAAACTGCACCGGATCGCGCAAGTGATCAAGCATGAGAACTTCACCTACATCACTGGCGACTACGATTATGGATTGCTGAAGCTGCAGCAGAGGTATCTGCGGGCAGCACTCGCTAGATTACCTTCCGGTAAGCGACGCTTCCCTCCCGGGGAGCTGTGTGAGGTGATCGGTTGGGGTTACACCTTGGGACCGGAATCGAGGGAACAGCTGCGTTCGGTTGCGCTACCGATCGTTCGGCAGTCAATTTGCCGTAAGGCGTACCAGTCAACCGATGAGATAACGGGTCGCATGATGTGTGCCGGATATGCAGAAGGTTTGCGCGATGCGTGTGAT GGTGATTCTGGTGGGCCGCTCATCTGCCGTGGACAGCAGGCTGGTATCATCTCGTGGGCGATCGGTTGTGCCCGGCCCAACAAGTACGGCGTGTACAGTAGCATCGCAGCGGGTCGTGAGTGGATTAAGCGACAAACTGGCGTCTAG
- the LOC126574989 gene encoding uncharacterized protein LOC126574989, with protein MSQSKITVIPSVSLAEDFGGSHAELRNMLSKMQIQQELVAKQLKEFAALPIVQNSCEYQQLKYLATSLPLFEYPSESFDGWYFKYGEIFQEETTSLNDRAKVQLLVSRLGDLEMKKYINSIAPLRVNELTFRETIAKLMSLFAKTKSRTTRRLQYIQLEKEENEAIINYGLRVDKAFCAAEMEEISPNELKCLMFVLGLKSPKEAALRKWLIERMDEKGSGLKLSDLQKLCDQFKENTTKKNAITKIDEIQAKVWRTVHLDFFQIEQDHIVVLFDAYSHWPEVYKSSNSRAFTIVDTMQAIFSRFGLPQTLVLSCDPSLTQVKSNLFIEYCDDNDIFFTIPKGHSEVSSHADYLDFRHKLKRAIEERPGTKNCVEALRPFLVKHKNQTFHGAPHHKTPAELMLGRSLRVTEEEPPTYFVGGFGMIATDYPY; from the exons ATGAGTCAATCAAA AATAACCGTAATACCGAGCGTCTCACTCGCTGAGGACTTTGGAGGATCGCATGCTGAGCTGAGGAACATGCTATCCAAAATGCAGATTCAACAGGAGCTGGTGGCGAAGCAGTTGAAGGAGTTCGCGGCACTTCCGATCGTCCAAAACTCTTGCGAATATCAGCAGCTTAAGTACTTGGCCACGAGCCTTCCCCTGTTCGAATATCCCTCGGAGTCCTTCGATGGGTGGTATTTCAAGTACGGTGAGATTTTCCAAGAAGAAACTACATCATTGAACGATCGGGCAAaggtgcagctgctggtatCAAGATTGGGAGACTTGGAGATGAAAAAGTACATCAACAGTATCGCTCCTTTGCGAGTGAACGAGCTAACATTCCGCGAGACGATTGCTAAACTCATGTCGCTGTTTGCGAAAACCAAATCGCGTACCACTCGTCGACTGCAGTACATCCAGttggagaaagaggagaacgaAGCGATAATCAACTATGGCCTGAGGGTAGATAAAGCATTTTGTGCTGCTGAAATGGAAGAGATAAGCCCGAACGAACTGAAGTGCCTGATGTTCGTGTTGGGATTAAAGAGCCCGAAGGAAGCAGCACTGCGAAAGTGGCTAATCGAACGGATGGATGAAAAGGGGTCTGGTCTGAAGTTGAGCGACCTGCAGAAACTGTGCGACCAGTTTAAGGAGAATACAACCAAAAAGAATGCCATTACGAAAATCGATGAGATCCAGGCGAAAGTGTGGCGCACGGTTCATCTGGACTTTTTCCAGATTGAGCAGGACCACATCGTCGTTCTGTTTGATGCATATTCGCATTGGCCGGAAGTGTATAAGAGCTCGAATAGCAGAGCATTTACAATCGTCGATACTATGCAAGCGATATTTTCACGCTTTGGCCTACCGCAGACACTGGTCTTATCGTGTGATCCATCTTTAACTCAGGTCAAGAGCAATCTGTTTATTGAATACTGCGATGACAATGACATTTTCTTCACGATACCAAAGGGCCACTCAGAAGTGTCGTCGCATGCAGATTATTTGGACTTTAGACATAAATTGAAACGAGCCATCGAGGAACGCCCTGGCACGAAGAATTGCGTCGAGGCTTTAAGACCGTTTTtggtaaaacataaaaatcaaacgtTCCATGGTGCACctcaccacaaaacacccGCTGAGCTAATGCTAGGCCGTAGTTTGCGGGTTACAGAGGAAGAACCACCGACATATTTTGTTGGTGGGTTCGGCATGATCGCTACCGATTATCCTTATTAA
- the LOC126575312 gene encoding uncharacterized protein LOC126575312, translating into MGNKRRKWQNGFAVIGEFEIKSEPKMPTKSEQSSSGSGDKKVQSPSYAELEAKLSKMQIQQDAMAKQLKDYAALPIVQNSVEYQQLKSLASYIPLFKYCKHQETFDEWYFKYDLIFKKDTTSLNDRAKVQLLLTRLGESEHQTFVKSIEPKQVADLTFCEMIGKHMSLFAKTKSRTTRRLQFLQIQQKENEDSFSYSQRIDKAACAAEMDAIDEETMKCLAFISGLQSANQADLRKRLIEKMDKSITSLTLKDLKEMKVVSKVLEKKPKRPPHGAPWEAVHVGYLKALGQCFVVVLDEYSQWPEIIPAADFSAQSCIDCIDDVFVEHGLPQTIVTNDSNQFFSGRFQSYCYENGINHWNYSDYQDFYYQFIDYFKAFVSVNSIASDYDNASYMVKCFLSHFRDMPLGTAPGGPTPAELMFGYRIYCKYSNCFEIPCGYY; encoded by the exons ATGGGGAACAAGaggagaaaatggcaaaatggttTTGCTGTGATTGGGGagtttgaaataaaaagtGAACCAAA AATGCCGACAAAGTCTGAGCAATCAAGCAGCGGATCCGGTGATAAAAAGGTTCAGTCTCCATCGTATGCTGAGCTGGAGGCAAAGTTATCGAAAATGCAGATACAGCAGGATGCGATGGCCAAACAACTAAAGGATTACGCAGCGCTTCCGATCGTTCAAAACTCGGTCGAATATCAGCAGCTAAAGTCTTTGGCATCATACATTCCTTTGTTTAAATACTGCAAGCATCAGGAGACCTTCGATGAGTGGTATTTTAAGTACGATTTGATCTTCAAAAAAGACACTACGTCATTGAACGACCGGGCAAAGGTGCAGCTACTGCTGACGAGATTAGGCGAATCGGAGCATCAAACATTTGTAAAAAGCATCGAACCCAAGCAAGTGGCTGATCTGACCTTCTGCGAAATGATCGGTAAACATATGTCGCTCTTCGCTAAAACCAAATCACGCACCACTCGTCGATTGCAGTTTCTCCAGATACAGCAAAAGGAGAACGAAGATTCATTCAGCTATAGTCAGAGGATAGATAAAGCAGCTTGTGCTGCCGAAATGGATGCGATTGATGAAGAAACGATGAAATGCTTAGCATTTATCTCTGGACTACAGTCGGCAAACCAAGCGGATCTGCGCAAACGTTTGATCGAGAAAATGGACAAATCCATTACTTCGCTTACCCTCAAGGATCTGAAGGAAATGAAGGTCGTTTCTAAAGTGTtggaaaagaaaccgaaaaggCCACCACATGGTGCACCATGGGAAGCTGTCCATGTTGGCTATTTGAAAGCGTTGGGCCAATGCTTCGTTGTGGTGCTGGATGAATATTCGCAATGGCCAGAGATAATTCCAGCGGCCGATTTTTCGGCACAATCTTGTATTGATTGCATAGATGATGTTTTCGTAGAGCATGGTTTGCCGCAAACAATCGTCACCAATGATTCAAACCAATTTTTCAGCGGCCGATTTCAGTCATACTGCTACGAGAACGGAATCAATCATTGGAATTACTCGGACTATCAGGATTTTTACTATCAATTCATAGATTATTTTAAAGCATTCGTTTCGGTGAATTCAATCGCCTCGGATTATGATAATGCGAGTTACATGGTGAAATGCTTTCTTTCGCATTTTAGAGACATGCCACTAGGTACAGCTCCCGGAGGTCCAACGCCAGCTGAATTGATGTTTGGATATCGTATTTATTGCAAATATTCCAATTGTTTCGAGATTCCATGTGGTTATTATTAG